The Flammeovirga pectinis genomic interval ATTTTTGATTTGTATTCAAATACCAACTATAGACTTGCTATTTTAGCTGATGTTAGCATTTGCGATATGTGGTTAAAAATCTCCATTAAAAATCAAATGAGTCACCTCCAGAATAATCTGATGAAGAATCATGATTACTTGATTCATAATCAACCCCTGAATCAAAAGAACTTGAAAATGAATCTATTATATCCATATTCATAAATATAGGCATTGAGAAAACCTCATAAATAGTTTCAAAATCGAAATCATATTCTGAAGAGTCTTTTATAGTTGACCCATGAATAAAATTTGAATTAAACTTCTCTATTAATTCTGAATTGAAATCATCTAATAAAAAAATATTTGAACCTAATTCTTTAAGAATTTCAGTAAATTCTTTGTTTGTTAAATCATTAGATTTTAGTCGTTTATTATAGTGATTTAAACTAAGTTTGATTTTTTTTCTTAAATTTCTACCTTTTGAGTTTAGAAAAAATAGATTAAAATCTTTGAAGCTCAAAGTTTGATGAAATAAACCAAATAATTTAAAGTCTTCATTAAGTTGTAATGCTTTATATCCTTGACCATTTCCACATAATGGTAATATTTCTTTGATTAACTTCCTTAATTGTATCCTTCTATTCTCTATTTTAAATGATTCAAGGAAGATATTTTGATGAATGTTATAGATATATTCATTGTATTTTTTTCCTCTTGATACATAGATAAATAAACTTTCTCTTCGTCTTTTTGGGTGTGGGAATTTCCATTCCTGTTCTAACATTAAAATTTCTTTATAAAGTAAGTCATATAAAGCAAATTTCAATAAATCCGTATTTTTTGATTTAATAGGATTTAATATCATATGTGTTTGAGCAGGAGTTAACTTTTGAAGGTTCATTTGATCTGTCATTTAGTTAATGCTAACATTATACAAACGTATTGCAGTTTATATCTATTTTATTTCAATGAATAAGGCGTTATATAAGCAACCTCATCAATATCCTACTGTAAAAGTTATAGGGTATATTTTTTGAGCAATATATACTGCAGTTATCCTATTGTTAATACACTACTATTAATGGAGCTACAAGTTTACTTTGTTTTAGTCGCCAGAAAGAAGATGTTTATTAACCATAAGTAAGTTGTTGATAATAGAATTGAAATACAAATTTCTACGCACTGATACTAATAAAATGTTTGAATCGATTACTGAAAATAAAATTTCAAAATCAATTCGTGAGCAAATGCAATTCTTCTCCATCATCAACTTAAAATGAAAACAAAACAGTCGGCTAAGAAAATTTAGACAAAAAAAATCCCTAAAAGGGATACTCTCTTGAAAATTTTGGAAGAAGTGAGGGGAGTTTTAGTCGTGAAGAAGCAAATAAGAAAGGGTTAGACACATTTCTTCTGTTCCATTGCTATTGATGGGTTTTTCCAGACTTGAAGTGGAGCTTCTTTTTTGATTAAGGCACGCATCCAATAATATTTTGGGGTGGATGCTGAACTTTGTTCTTTTTGGAGTTTTATATGTTCCAGCCAAAGTTCGAAAAGTTCCCAATCATCATGGTACATTACATCTTTTATTCCAAGACGAAAAGCATACATTTTTGGGAATGGGGTAAACTTAAATCTACTAGAATTAAATTTCACTTTATAGTGTCTGTCTGAATACCAAAGTAAAAATCTTCTTTCAGTGTGTAACTCAGAATCATTTTTCCTTATTGTGTTAGGGCGGATAGGTCTTGTTTTTCTACTTCCGCCTGATAACTTCTTACGGGCTAAATATAATTTATGGGCATATTCTGCATTGTATTTTTTAGTAAGTGGGTGGGTATTACGTTTCAATTCACGATATATGGTTGAAGTAGATACTTCTAACCCTTCCGCTATTTCGGGAACACTGAATATTTTTTCTTCTATCAGTCGTTGTATGACTTTTCTATGGTAGAGCTGAAGGTTTTTCATGATAATTTAATCTAAGAAAATAGCGTTATACTGTAACAACATTAGAAATTAAGTGATAAGACTTCCAAAGTCTAATCTTGAAGGATAGCTTATACTTTCTTGTAGTTGTATCTGATTGATTTTATCAATAAAATACTGAGTTCCTCCTTGGTGACTTCCGAATGTTGATACGTTTTGATCGTTAAGAATATCTTTAAAATTAATAGTTTGCATAGTAGCAATTCGTTTATGAAAATCGTTGCAGTCTTTAAGTACATAAATTTTGCAAAACATTCTTTTATTTTTTAATATCCAGAGCTAATTTTATCCCATTTTCTTAGATTGTAAATAGTTTTTATTGAGATAGTTATGAATTTTAAGCTAAAATGATGAACAAGTTAGTCGCCTTCTTTATGAGATTAGATTTAACTCTATCTAAAGATTAGGGTATACTCCACCTATTTGCCCTTGTTGAAGAGAAAGAGAGGTGATTAGAATGTCTAATTTTTATTCTCAAAAAGAAAGGGCATAAAAAAGACT includes:
- a CDS encoding helix-turn-helix domain-containing protein, with product MKNLQLYHRKVIQRLIEEKIFSVPEIAEGLEVSTSTIYRELKRNTHPLTKKYNAEYAHKLYLARKKLSGGSRKTRPIRPNTIRKNDSELHTERRFLLWYSDRHYKVKFNSSRFKFTPFPKMYAFRLGIKDVMYHDDWELFELWLEHIKLQKEQSSASTPKYYWMRALIKKEAPLQVWKNPSIAMEQKKCV